Proteins encoded by one window of Cucurbita pepo subsp. pepo cultivar mu-cu-16 chromosome LG14, ASM280686v2, whole genome shotgun sequence:
- the LOC111810823 gene encoding circumsporozoite protein-like: MDSDDGSVRICGRVNPRTFLKVIEKSGKHAEVKSIRFDGEAGDRRYYPYGDDPIHHPYQNSQEQSRWFDTAYPHQPPLPPQPYPWQFMLPQPQPQPQPQPQPQPQPQPQPVPWSMIGPGGPPGNPAPEEPSQDNNNNQRCCTIM; the protein is encoded by the coding sequence ATGGATTCAGATGATGGGTCAGTCAGAATCTGTGGAAGAGTGAATCCAAGAACATTCCTGAAAGTGATTGAAAAGTCAGGCAAACATGCAGAGGTTAAAAGTATAAGATTTGACGGTGAAGCTGGAGATAGAAGATATTACCCTTATGGAGATGATCCCATTCATCATCCTTACCAGAATTCCCAAGAACAATCTCGCTGGTTTGACACAGCTTACCCCCACCAACCACCGCTTCCGCCGCAGCCATACCCTTGGCAGTTCATGCTGCCACAGCCACAGCCACAGCCACAGCCACAGCCACAGCCACAGCCACAGCCACAGCCGCAGCCTGTCCCATGGTCAATGATAGGGCCGGGCGGGCCACCTGGTAATCCAGCCCCTGAGGAACCCAGCCAAGATAATAACAACAATCAGAGATGTTGTACAATTATGTGA
- the LOC111810825 gene encoding uncharacterized protein LOC111810825: protein MGLKWILNSAFTQVLGLTEKQQHNRNEAREGIKNVEQVKESENCFYGGLNFESGFQMPLHYPRYTKADYERMEEGKLDLLLKQYGLRFEGTLEEKRAFAIGTFLWPDQL, encoded by the coding sequence ATGGGGTTGAAGTGGATTCTGAATTCCGCTTTTACTCAAGTTCTAGGGCTTACAGAGAAGCAACAACACAATCGGAACGAGGCGCGAGAAGGAATCAAGAACGTGGAGCAAGTGAAGGAGTCggaaaattgtttttatggaggtttgaattttgaaagtgGGTTTCAAATGCCTCTCCATTATCCCAGGTACACGAAGGCGGATTATGAGAGAATGGAAGAAGGTAAATTGGATTTGCTTCTGAAACAATATGGACTCCGTTTTGAAGGTACCCTTGAGGAGAAAAGGGCATTCGCTATTGGCACGTTCTTGTGGCCTGATCAACTTTGA